The Pseudomonadota bacterium genomic interval GCTCGAGGGAATGGAGTTCCCCATGGACGCGCTCGCGAGCCCGGTGACCAGCGACATCATGCGCCACAGGGTGATCTTCCGCAGGGAAGTGAGCGAGCTTGCGGCGGGGCTCGACGGGGTGATCAGCGCGGAGCAGGGCAGGAGGATCAAAGAGGCGCTGGGGTTCAAGAGGATCGTGGTGGTGCCGATCGTGGTGGAGCAGGAGACGCTCGGCGCGCTGATATGCTTCAGCCGGGATGCGTACGTGGGCGACGCCCAGCTCGCCACGATGGAGGCGTTCGCCAATCAGTCCGCCCTGTCGCTCGAGGCCGCCATCCTGATCGACAGGCTGCGCAGGGTGAACGTGGAGCTGAAGGAGGCGAACCAGGTCAAGTCGGAGTTTCTGGCCACCATGAGCCATGAGCTCAGGACCCCTCTCACCGCCATCATCGGCTTTTCAGAGCTGCTGATGGAGGGTGTGATGGGCGAGATATCCGATGAGCAGAGGGACGGGCTTCGGGAGGTGCTCCACAACGCCGCAGACCTGCTCGAGATGATCAACAGCCTGCTCGATCTCACCAAGATAGAGTCGGGTCGCATGAGGCTCGACGTGAGGTGTTTTGAGATCTCCGAGATCATGCGTCGGGTCTCCACCACGCTCACGCCGCTGGTTCAGAAGAAGGGGCAGACCATGTCCGTCGAGGTCGAGCAGGGCATACCGACGCTCACAGGGGACGAACGCAAGATCCAGCAGACGATACTCAACCTGATGGCGAACGCGAACAAGTTCACCCCGCCCGAGGGGAGGATATCCGCCCGCGTAAGGCACTACCGCTCCGCAGAGCAGGCGATGGAGACCGCCGGCTGGAGGGAGAGGTTTGAGGGGGAGGATCTTGCGCTGGATGGCGGCCTCGTTGAAATAGTGGTAGAGGACAACGGCATAGGTATCCCGCCGGACCATATCGAACGGGTATTTGACATGTTCCACCAGGCGGACAGCTCATCGACACGAAATTTCGGGGGGACCGGCCTGGGGCTCGCTCTTGCGAAGAAATTCATAGAGATGCACGGTGGCCGCATATGGGTGGAGAGCGAGCTGGGAAAGGGCGCGCGTTTTACTATTTTGATTCCATTGACCTTTTCAAATTTTCATCCATAGGCCCAAAAAGGAATTCTACCTAAATTAATGTTTTCCTTTGTTTTTTTAATTGAGTATAATCCAGTTTTGAAGGAGTTGCTTTAATGGCAGGGGGCATACGTCAGTATTCGTGGGCTATTGACCTGTTCGGCATCCTGGCCTGTGCGTTTTTCCTGGCCAAGGTGACCAGCGTCTATCTGGCCAAGTCCATCGAGATGCCCAAATCGGTCGGGATGCTCAAGGCCTCGGACATGGCCCCTTCACAGCTGGCCAGGAAAAATGCCGATGAGTATGCGATAATCATCGACCGCAATATCTTTGATTCCACTCCCCCTTCGAAGGAAGGGGAGGGAGAGCTCGAGGCTGCTGCCGAGGAGGTCGCAGGGCCTTCGGGAGAGGCGGTGCCCACGAGCCTCAGCGTGAATGTCCTGGGGGTTCTGGTCGTGGGGGATGGCACTGACGCCAGATCCTCCGCCACCATAGCCGGGGGTGGCGCCCCCGCTGTCGGGAGGGGTAAGGCGGGTGCCGATACGGGGGCCAAGGTGTATGCGGTGGGGGACACGGAGAGCTTCGCGCCGAACACCGTGCTCACGCGCATACAGCCCGACAGGATAGAGTTCACCAACAGCGGCAGGCTCGAATATGCGGAGGTCCTGCCGATGGGCGCTGCAAGCATCTTCGGTCCCCCTGCGAGGGAGCCGATCGCCGCGACGACGCCGCCGAAGGAGGCGGCCCCGGGCGCGCTCATAAGGAAGGAAGAACCCGGCAAGTTCACGGTGGACCAGCGCGAGGTGCAGGATGCGCTCCAGAACCTCGACAAGCTCTATACCGAGATCAGGGCGGTCCCCAACTTCTCCGGCGGCAAGGTCTCGGGGATGAAAATACTTTCCGTGAAAAGTGATTCGATTTTTGCTAAACTCGGCCTCCGAAGGGGCGACGTCCTGCAGAAGATAAACGGGATGGAGCTGGACGTAAAAAAGGGATTCGAGATCTTCAGCGCCCTCAAGGACGAGAAGCAGATATCGCTGGACCTGATCAGGGGCGGGCAGCCCACAACCGTTGAATATGAGATACGCTGATTTGATATCGTCCGTTGCGCTGGCCCTGGCGGTCGCGGCCTTTCCGGGGCATACCTTTGCGCAGGCCCCGGCGGGGGGGAGCGT includes:
- a CDS encoding HAMP domain-containing histidine kinase, whose amino-acid sequence is MDHGPKSTEKRAALIESILPEYTTRHVFVTKLRLVAFLGFWAVYLYFMRDVLDQTKAVAAIVSATFLVTGFAYYNVMRGRLLILSFSVELLADLTALTAVLYLTGGPHSSYFTIYILYVLTAGILYNHYLAAIVAASAAAYYGIFLILCHYGVIPPLIIYYGDRLPVPTYTPFAHFLLASALLALIVYTVKVASYFSQRRERILERRNRELTALHRMSSTVRSAQALREVINHLLSGVLEGLGLEGAVMIHFDRDKGVARLHVPMEHPRNRAVEEILGGPLEGMEFPMDALASPVTSDIMRHRVIFRREVSELAAGLDGVISAEQGRRIKEALGFKRIVVVPIVVEQETLGALICFSRDAYVGDAQLATMEAFANQSALSLEAAILIDRLRRVNVELKEANQVKSEFLATMSHELRTPLTAIIGFSELLMEGVMGEISDEQRDGLREVLHNAADLLEMINSLLDLTKIESGRMRLDVRCFEISEIMRRVSTTLTPLVQKKGQTMSVEVEQGIPTLTGDERKIQQTILNLMANANKFTPPEGRISARVRHYRSAEQAMETAGWRERFEGEDLALDGGLVEIVVEDNGIGIPPDHIERVFDMFHQADSSSTRNFGGTGLGLALAKKFIEMHGGRIWVESELGKGARFTILIPLTFSNFHP